The Hydrogenothermus marinus DNA segment ATATTTTTTATAATCTCAAGTTGAATTATATGATCTTCAAACTCAGTATGATTTTCTCCTATGTATATTAATCTTTTATTTTTAATATTTTTTAAAAGATTTTGAAAGTTGTAAGCTCCTTTTTGTATATCTACTACTTCTGGTTTATCATAAATATTTTTATAATACTCATAAAAACTTATACTCCTTGCCTTTTTTATATCTTTACCAAAAATAACTCCTGTATAATTTCCATAATGATTAGTAGCTAATTTGTATAATTTTTCATCATTTGTTAAAAATATAAATTTTTTGTTTCCAAGTGGATTTTTAAAAGAATAAACAAATTTTCCTTTTGGTATCTCAAAATTACCAATTATATTTTTCAGATATGAAAAATCATTATCTATAAATAAAATATTTTTATTTTCTAAATTAGAAATTTTAAAATTTTTGTTTAATTTATTTACATTTTTTAATCCATAATATAAAAGAGGATCTATTTCTTCATCTTTTAAGATCCTAAAAACTTGATATTCTGGATCTATATATATTCTAAATGGGATACTTTTAGTTTTTATTTTTACCTTTTGTTTCTTATCTGAGATTTGAATAACTTTCCTTTCTTTTCCATCATTAGTTTCAACTACTACAGGAAGATTTAAAGAAAATTTTTCTTTTTGTATAAAGGTTAAAAAAATCTCAAAATGGTCAATATTGTAAATAACATCATTAATTTTAAAACTAAAATCCGGATTGTATGCCTTATTTAACCATTGATTGAAAAATGGCTCTAAACTTTTTTTATAGTACTTTTCAATAGATGTTTCTATATCATAAAAACCTACTCTTTTAAACTTATTTTCCTTATAAAATGTTCTAATACCTTCTAAAAATAGATTTTTACCAACTAAATTTTCAAGCATATAAAAGAAAAACATACCTTTTCCATAACCAAGAGCTTCATAAGATTTATCTTTTTTATACTTAAAATCCTTTAAAGGAATATTTTTATTTGCTAAAGCATCATACTTTTCTAAAGTAATTTTTCTATACTCTTTTTTATTTTTTGAAAAATAATAATCAGAAAAATAGGTTGTTAATCCTTCTGACCAGTTTCCATTTTTACTATCTACATAAATACTACAACCAAACCATTGATGTAAAATCTCATGTGGTAAAGATGAATTAAAAATAAAATCTTTATTTATCAAAAAACTAAAAATTGTAGTAAATGTTGGAAATGAAAATCCATAAGGATAAGAAGTCTCAACAATTGAAAATCTTTTGTAAGGAAATTTCCCAAACATACTTTCATAATGTTTTATATAATCCTTTGCAAGAAACAATAATTTTATTGTTCCATTTTTATAAAAATATCCATAAATGGTTAAATCATCTCTTATTTTTAGTTTCTCTATTTTATAATCTTTTCTTGCAAAAATATTTATTCCTTCTGCTTTATAAGGAAATTCAAAAATATATACATTTTCTTTTTTTATTATATTTTCTGATTCAGAAATAGGTATAAATCCATTTGGAATTTTTAATTTTAAATGATAATATGCAAGCTCATCTATAGTAGGATAAAAATTCCCATCTGAGAAAATAGTTATTTCTTCTTTATAATTTAAATTTCTTGAGAAGAAAATTTTTATCTGATTTTTCTTTTCTTTTATTTTCTTTATTATTAAAACTGATTTATAGAAAATTTTTGGTTTTTCTTTATCATAATTAATAGTAGCTATACCATTTAAAGTATTTGCCTGAATATTTAATTCTAAAAAGTAATCTATTTTTGCAAAAGATAAATTAAAAAGAAACAAAAATATAATAATTATGTATTTTTGCATAACAAAACCTGCGGAATAAGATTATAATATACAATTCTACAAAAAAATGGAGAGACAAATGACAATAAAAGTAGTAGCTACTAATAAGCAGGTTTATCACAATTATAATATTCTTGAAACTTATGAAGCAGGATTAGTTTTAAAAGGAACAGAAGTAAAAGCTTTAAGAGAAGGAAATGTAAATCTAAGAGATGCTTATATAAGAATAGAAGATGGAGAAGCTTATGTTGTAGGCCTTTATATTGGTCCTTATAAACCTGCAGGAAGACTTCAACATGATCCAACAAGAAAAAGAAAACTATTATTACACAAAAGGGAAATTTTAAAACTAATGGGTAAAATTCAAGAAAAAGGATTGACAATTGTTCCTACAAAAATTTATTTTAAAAATGGAAAAGCAAAAATTGAGATAGCATTAGCAAAAGGAAAAGCAAAATACGAAAAAAGAGAAGCTTTAAAAGAAAAACAACTAAAAAGAGAGCTTTCCAAAAAGTATAAAGGAAAATTGAAACTTTAGGAGGTAATAAAAATGAATATAAAAGAGATAAAAGAGCTTGCAAAAAAATTTACTCCAGAGCAACTTGATAACTGTATAACTCAAGCTATAGAAACTCAAGGAAAATCTGATTGTAAAATAGGAGATGATGTTTTGGAAGTAGTTAATACTTTAGCAAAAGCTCAAACAGTTAGGCAGTTAATGGATCAAGGATATTCTGAGATAGAAGCAATTAGAGAGCTTGCAAAAAGAATTAGACAAGTTCAAGGTGCTGAAAAATAATTTAATTTAAAAAATGAAAGCCCCCTTTAAGGGGGCTTTTTTATTTTTGAAGGCTCTCTTAGAAGCCCATATCTCCCATTCCTGGCATTTCACCACCAGCTGGTTTTTCTTCTTTTTCAGGTATTTCTGCAACAAGAGCTTCAGCTGTAAGTAATGTTCCTGCTATTGATGCTGCATTTTGTATAGCAGTTCTAACAACTTTAGTTGGATCTATAATACCAGCTTCAATCATGTCTACAAATTCACCAGTTGCTGCATTAAATCCGTAATTTTCTTTATTTTCTTTTTCTACTTTTTCTAATATTACAGAACCTTCATATCCTGCATTGTAAGCTATTTGTTTTAAAGGTACTTTAGCAGCATTTTTAATTATTTTGATACCCCAAGCTTTATCAGGGTTTTCTTCTTTTAAATCTTCAAGAACTTTAGAAGCTCTAAGTAATGCTGTTCCACCACCTGGAACAATACCTTCTTCTACAGCTGCTTTTGTAGCATGAACTGCATCATCTACTCTGTCTTTTTTCTCTTTTAATTCTGCTTCTGTAGCAGCTCCAACTCTTATTATTGCAACTCCACCAGAAAGTTTTGCAAGTCTTTCTTGGAGTTTTTCTCTATCATAATCAGATGTTGTAGTTTCTATCTGTTTTTTGATTTGTTCAATTCTTGCTTTTATATCTTCTGGATTTCCTTTTCCACCAACAATTGTAGTGTTATCTTTATCTACAACTACTTTGTCAGCTTGTCCAAGCATATCAAGATCAACATTTTCAAGAGCAATTCCAAGATCTTCAGTAATAGCAGTACCACCAGTTAAGATAGCAATATCTTGGAGCATTGCTTTTCTTCTTTCTCCAAATCCTGGAGCTTTAACAGCTGCAACTTTTAATACACCTTTTAAGTTGTTTACTACTAATGTTGCAAGTGCTTCACCTTCTACATCTTCAGCAATTATTAAAAGTGGTCTATTTGTTTGAACAACTTTTTCAAGAACTGGTAAAAGTTCTTTTATAT contains these protein-coding regions:
- a CDS encoding ChaN family lipoprotein, producing MQKYIIIIFLFLFNLSFAKIDYFLELNIQANTLNGIATINYDKEKPKIFYKSVLIIKKIKEKKNQIKIFFSRNLNYKEEITIFSDGNFYPTIDELAYYHLKLKIPNGFIPISESENIIKKENVYIFEFPYKAEGINIFARKDYKIEKLKIRDDLTIYGYFYKNGTIKLLFLAKDYIKHYESMFGKFPYKRFSIVETSYPYGFSFPTFTTIFSFLINKDFIFNSSLPHEILHQWFGCSIYVDSKNGNWSEGLTTYFSDYYFSKNKKEYRKITLEKYDALANKNIPLKDFKYKKDKSYEALGYGKGMFFFYMLENLVGKNLFLEGIRTFYKENKFKRVGFYDIETSIEKYYKKSLEPFFNQWLNKAYNPDFSFKINDVIYNIDHFEIFLTFIQKEKFSLNLPVVVETNDGKERKVIQISDKKQKVKIKTKSIPFRIYIDPEYQVFRILKDEEIDPLLYYGLKNVNKLNKNFKISNLENKNILFIDNDFSYLKNIIGNFEIPKGKFVYSFKNPLGNKKFIFLTNDEKLYKLATNHYGNYTGVIFGKDIKKARSISFYEYYKNIYDKPEVVDIQKGAYNFQNLLKNIKNKRLIYIGENHTEFEDHIIQLEIIKNIYKKYKRIVIGMEMIQKPFQQVVDNYIDGKISEKQFLSKIEYYKRWGYDYRLYKPIFDFARKNKIKIIALNLPVEITEKVRKCGLGCLSEKYKKYIPKNLDFSNKEYREFLKIIYSMHSKNKGNFIYFYENQILWDETMAETIASFIKQKPDYKLIILAGNGHLRYRYGIPDRVKRRTELNGVVILNNDEIRKNIADYIIYMDKIRYKKSPKLGVFIEEKDGKVIIKKVLKNSLAEKLGLKKEDIIVQVSDMKIKNIYDLKLALTFLKKGEFIYIKRKGKLIKIKTKFTA
- the smpB gene encoding SsrA-binding protein SmpB, with product MERQMTIKVVATNKQVYHNYNILETYEAGLVLKGTEVKALREGNVNLRDAYIRIEDGEAYVVGLYIGPYKPAGRLQHDPTRKRKLLLHKREILKLMGKIQEKGLTIVPTKIYFKNGKAKIEIALAKGKAKYEKREALKEKQLKRELSKKYKGKLKL
- a CDS encoding DUF6952 family protein, whose protein sequence is MNIKEIKELAKKFTPEQLDNCITQAIETQGKSDCKIGDDVLEVVNTLAKAQTVRQLMDQGYSEIEAIRELAKRIRQVQGAEK
- the groL gene encoding chaperonin GroEL (60 kDa chaperone family; promotes refolding of misfolded polypeptides especially under stressful conditions; forms two stacked rings of heptamers to form a barrel-shaped 14mer; ends can be capped by GroES; misfolded proteins enter the barrel where they are refolded when GroES binds) — encoded protein: MGAKQIIYGDEARAKLKAGVDKLANAVKVTLGPRGREVLLEKKWGSPNVTKDGVSVAKEIELKDPYENMAAQLVKEVASKTADVAGDGTTTATILTQAIFTEGLKAISAGANPVYVKRGIDEAVKAIVEKLKEMSKEVSGRKEIEQIATISANNDPEIGKIIADAMEKVGKDGVITVEESKTAETTLDVTEGMQFDRGYLSPYFVTDPEKMEAVLENPYILIYEKKINNIKELLPVLEKVVQTNRPLLIIAEDVEGEALATLVVNNLKGVLKVAAVKAPGFGERRKAMLQDIAILTGGTAITEDLGIALENVDLDMLGQADKVVVDKDNTTIVGGKGNPEDIKARIEQIKKQIETTTSDYDREKLQERLAKLSGGVAIIRVGAATEAELKEKKDRVDDAVHATKAAVEEGIVPGGGTALLRASKVLEDLKEENPDKAWGIKIIKNAAKVPLKQIAYNAGYEGSVILEKVEKENKENYGFNAATGEFVDMIEAGIIDPTKVVRTAIQNAASIAGTLLTAEALVAEIPEKEEKPAGGEMPGMGDMGF